The following proteins are co-located in the Phaeodactylum tricornutum CCAP 1055/1 chromosome 2, whole genome shotgun sequence genome:
- a CDS encoding predicted protein — MVSSSKSTWMMAGACLILMAFQVQSFTFVPATRATSTVKRVAPAFMSAVADDKSETSETEAAARARLVMEAEAAMNGGSSKIGIKDTKLMDLGGRPFPLSMIVGQDSIKQALLLSAINNRMGGVVISGGKGTSKSVMARALHQLLPPIEILKDSAFNIDPEGEFGLDDFTRTEIDNGGTPLADRETEIIPCPFVQVPLNVMEDRLIGSADLEESVKSGKTVFAPGLLAKAHRGVLYVDDINLLDEETANILLNVVSDGYVLVEREGISLRYPCRPLLIATFNPDEGELRDHLLDRIAIALSTNADRLDIGQRVDAVESVLDFASSGKQKTDKAEVALQEAIDNEDDLKTAIVFAHEYIKDLKVAPSQMQYLCEEAIRAGCQGHRAEIFACEVARASAALEGRQVTSEDLRLAVKLAIAPRGTFINTPMDPDEMMPPPPPPPPPPPQMDDQSQDQDEDQEDDDEQPDEKEDEEEDEDREDEAPDVPEVPQEFMFDIDATPMDPDLIDFTSRERSGKGGGRGLIFSQDRGRYIKPMLPKGKVIRLAVDATLRASAPYQKSRRERAVGTSKEGRGVHIQQSDVRIKKMARKAGSLIIFVVDASGSMALNRMNAAKGAAVSLLTEAYQSRDKISLIPFQGEMADVLLPPTKSITMARQRLEQMPCGGGSPLAHALQLATLTGINAQKSGDVGKVVVVLISDGRANVPLCVSMGEEFDPESDEDSKDGKPSRSYLKDEVLACAKRLGSQGGFNLLCIDTENKFISTGLAKEIADAALGKYHQITKADGKAIASVTSQALNQIKSK; from the exons ATGGTTTCATCCTCCAAATCAACATGGATGATGGCGGGGGCTTGCCTTATTTTGATGGCATTTCAG GTCCAATCATTTACGTTCGTTCCGGCAACACGAGCAACATCGACAGTCAAACGGGTTGCCCCGGCCTTTATGAGTGCCGTCGCTGACGACAAATCGGAAACATCCGAGACGGAAGCGGCGGCACGCGCTCGTCTCGTCATGGAAGCCGAGGCCGCCATGAATGGTGGCAGTAGTAAGATTGGCATCAAAGACACCAAACTTATGGATCTGGGTGGTAGGCCGTTTCCGTTGTCCATGATTGTTGGTCAGGATTCCATCAAACAGGCCTTGTTGCTATCGGCAATTAATAATCGTATGGGTGGGGTAGTAATTTCGGGAGGCAAGGGGACTTCGAAGTCTGTCATGGCCAGAGCTCTGCATCAACTGCTACCTCCGATTGAAATCCTTAAGGATTCTGCCTTCAATATTGACCCCGAAGGTGAATTTGGACTCGATGATTTCACTCGTACTGAaatcgacaatggcggcaCTCCGTTGGCGGACCGCGAGACGGAAATCATTCCGTGTCCCTTCGTGCAAGTTCCGCTTAACGTGATGGAAGATCGTTTGATAGGAAGtgccgatttggaagaaagtgTCAAATCGGGCAAGACGGTTTTTGCTCCTGGCTTGTTGGCAAAGGCACATCGAGGAGTTCTCTACGTCGACGATATCAATCTcctcgacgaagaaacagcCAATATCCTGTTGAACGTTGTCTCCGACGGATATGTCCTTGTTGAGCGTGAGGGTATATCACTGCGATACCCTTGCCGTCCGTTATTGATTGCTACCTTCAACCCGGACGAGGGAGAACTCCGTGACCACTTGCTTGATCGCATCGCAATTGCGCTTTCGACCAACGCTGATCGCTTGGATATTGGACAGCGCGTAGACGCCGTCGAAAGTGTACTAGATTTCGCTAGTTccggaaaacaaaagacCGACAAGGCAGAAGTTGCTCTGCAGGAGGCTATcgacaacgaggacgatcTCAAAACAGCCATCGTTTTTGCTCACGAATACATCAAGGACCTGAAGGTTGCGCCTTCGCAGATGCAGTACTTGTGTGAAGAGGCCATCCGCGCCGGGTGCCAGGGACATCGTGCTGAAATTTTTGCCTGTGAAGTGGCTCGTGCGAGTGCCGCACTGGAAGGTCGCCAGGTAACTAGTGAGGATCTGCGTCTGGCTGTCAAGCTTGCGATTGCTCCCCGTGGAACCTTTATAAATACACCGATGGATCCGGACGAGATGATGCCcccgccaccgccacctccgccgccgccaccgcaaATGGACGACCAAAGTCAGGATCAGGATGAAGACcaggaagatgacgatgaacaACCggatgaaaaagaagacgaggaggaagacgaagatcgCGAAGATGAAGCCCCTGATGTACCGGAAGTACCACAAGAGTTCATGTTCGACATTGATGCGACCCCAATGGACCCAGATCTCATTGACTTTACTAGTCGGGAACGTAGCGGCAAGGGAGGAGGCCGTGGTCTCATTTTTTCGCAGGACCGTGGCCGTTACATCAAGCCCATGTTACCGAAGGGCAAGGTAATTCGTCTGGCTG TTGACGCAACTCTCCGTGCGTCTGCTCCTTACCAAAAGTCACGTCGTGAGCGCGCGGTTGGTACCTCAAAGGAGGGGCGTGGGGTCCACATTCAACAGTCGGACGTGCGCATCAAGAAGATGGCACGTAAGGCAGGTTCATTGATTATCTTTGTCGTGGACGCTTCCGGATCGATGGCTCTCAACCGCATGAATGCCGCTAAGGGCGCGGCCGTCAGTCTCCTGACGGAGGCATACCAAAGCCGTGACAAAATCTCACTCATTCCCTTCCAGGGAGAAATGGCCGATGTTCTGCTACCTCCCACGAAATCCATCACCATGGCTCGGCAACGGCTCGAACAAATGCCTTGTGGAGGAGGCTCTCCACTAGCTCACGCACTGCAATTGGCAACGCTCACCGGTATTAACGCCCAGAAGAGTGGGGACGTCGGTAAGGTTGTGGTCGTATTGATTTCCGACGGTCGAGCGAACGTTCCCCTTTGTGTGTCCATGGGCGAAGAATTCGACCCAGAATCAGACGAGGATTCCAAGGATGGCAAGCCCAGTCGAAGTTATTTGAAGGACGAAGTATTGGCGTGTGCCAAGCGACTGGGATCCCAAGGAGGCTTCAACTTGCTTTGTATTGATACGGAAAACAAGTTCATTTCGACCGGTTTGGCCAAGGAAATTGCCGATGCCGCTTTGGGCAAGTATCACCAGATTACCAAAGCCGATGGGAAAGCGATCGCCAGCGTGACAAGCCAAGCGCTGAACCAGATTAAATCCAAGTAA
- the hBRM gene encoding predicted protein (RB and hbrm cooperate to repress the activation functions of E2F1 RB requires the presence of the hbrm/BRG-1 proteins, which are components of the coactivator SWI/SNF complex.) gives MLQKEKFLAVPFSVGAMVRSRDTAATLPPPAPLPKRSLSDLYPTIAELQRQLRAQKAAGQPTAKRSPTPLLDPEKFKRIKVEPKKYAKAIDRAARKSRQTTADTLSKQLKDVHKVLNAHQVDFFKFHRQRRTEHAKLLKTIRDVFNKEARKVEKDATHAEKARIAALRANDMTAYSKLLEETRNDRLQYLLDKTEKHFTQISSLLHQERSDDGGDQKGNNSYYASAHLKTEEVRQPSILVGGELKEYQLLGLQWLVSLYNNKLNGILADEMGLGKTIQAISLIAYLMEFKQNLGPYLVIVPLSTLSNWQNEFLKWCPAARLICYKGTPGLRKEIYRDQVRTGHFNVLLTTYEYIIKDKKFLRKIDWQYAIVDEGHRMKNAQSKFAVTLGTQYSTRYRVLLTGTPLMNDLSELWSLLNFLLPTIFNSVETFDQWFSRPFEQFGGGSNTDEGDDLLSNEERILVIHRLHELLRPFMLRRVKSEVLDQLPEKVEKVLRCELSSWQKELYKQISKKAVADTALMGTDTQAPSRGLNNIVMQLRKVCNHPYLFSPEGYHINDIIVRSSGKMALLDQMLPKLRAAGHRVLMFTQMTAVMTIMEDYFALRGYKSLRLDGSTPAEEREKRMYKFNAPDSPYFVFLLSTRAGGLGLNLTSADTVIIFDSDWNPMMDLQAQDRAHRIGQRSDVSVFRLITYSPVEEKILSRANEKLSVSELVVESGQFNKQGGESDNSLERKRLMEKSAGSEDGEEDDDNNSESSDKEDLNEMLSNNEADYQLYSSIDEQLEREGGTLAPLYISDADVPDWVRYPHQGANDGGFEAPSNFLGDGSRKRKAVMYDDGLTEKQFLRMMEKQAVQEEQQPRKRPKLQKIAPSTVSAAAIPDAEEQAPLRSDSLLTDWTFRKLISCSKSVVALKDPSTKRRLSELFLEKPDPATFPDYYEIVEKPMAINDILRKCRAKIYSNLQEFNDDWMLMFANAKKFNGEDSWVVEDAKALEKELQ, from the exons ATGctccaaaaggaaaagtttcTGGCCGTACCTTTTAGTGTGGGAGCAATGGTAAGAAGCCGGGACACTGCCGCCACATTGCCACCTCCGGCTCCACTGCCGAAGCGATCTCTCTCCGATCTTTACCCCACAATCGCCGAGCTACAAAGGCAACTCCGGGCACAGAAAGCTGCCGGTCAGCCCACTGCAAAACGATCACCTACGCCCTTATTGGACCCAGAAAAGTTCAAGCGCATCAAGGTAGAACCGAAAAAGTACGCTAAAGCGATTGACCGCGCCGCTCGCAAATCTCGACAGACGACGGCCGACACGCTCAGCAAGCAGCTCAAAGACGTACACAAGGTTCTCAACGCCCATCAAGTCGACTTCTTCAAGTTTCACCGCCAGCGCCGAACCGAACACGCCAAACTTCTCAAGACCATCCGGGACGTCTTTAACAAGGAAGCCCGGAAGGTCGAAAAGGACGCGACGCATGCGGAGAAGGCGCGAATTGCCGCATTGCGGGCGAACGACATGACCGCTTACTCAAAGCTTCTAGAGGAAACTCGCAACGACCGTTTGCAGTATTTACTCGACAAGACAGAAAAGCACTTTACGCAGATCTCCTCATTGCTACACCAGGAACGGTCGGACGACGGGGGCGATCAAAAAGGCAACAATTCCTACTACGCGTCGGCTCACTTGAAAACGGAAGAAGTCCGACAACCAAGTATACTGGTGGGTGGTGAGCTGAAGGAGTATCAGCTGCTAGGATTACAGTGGCTCGTATCTTTGTACAATAACAAGCTGAACGGGATTTTGGCGGACGAAATGGGATTG GGGAAGACCATTCAGGCTATTTCGCTCATTGCGTATTTGATGGAGTTTAAACAAAATCTAGGTCCTTATCTGGTGATTGTGCCTCTTTCCACTCTCTCCAACTGGCAAAACGAGTTTCTCAAGTGGTGCCCGGCGGCGAGGCTAATTTGCTACAAGGGAACGCCGGGGTTGCGAAAAGAGATTTATCGCGACCAGGTCCGCACCGGCCACTTCAATGTATTGCTAACTACGTATGAATATATCAtcaaggacaagaaatttTTACGCAAGATTGATTGGCAGTACGCGATCGTCGATGAAGGTCACCGCATGAAAAACGCGCAGTCCAAGTTTGCCGTTACCCTCGGTACGCAGTATTCAACGCGATACCGCGTCTTGCTGACCGGAACTCCACTGATGAACGACTTGAGCGAGCTTTGGTCACTTTTGAATTTCTTGTTGCCCACTATTTTTAACTCTGTGGAGACGTTTGACCAATGGTTTAGTCGACCGTTCGAACAGTTTGGCGGTGGTTCTAACACGGATGAAGGTGATGACTTGTTGTCCAACGAGGAGCGCATTCTGGTTATCCATCGTCTGCACGAGCTTCTTCGACCTTTCATGTTGAGGCGTGTCAAGAGTGAAGTGCTTGATCAACTACCCGAAAAGGTCGAGAAGGTCTTGCGTTGCGAGTTGTCCTCTTGGCAAAAAGAACTCTACAAACAAATTAGTAAAAAAGCGGTGGCCGACACAGCTTTAATGGGTACCGACACGCAGGCTCCATCACGTGGCCTGAACAACATTGTGATGCAGCTACGCAAGGTCTGTAATCATCCCTACCTTTTTTCTCCGGAAGGTTACCACATCAATGACATAATAGTTCGTTCTTCGGGAAAAATGGCTCTTTTAGACCAAATGCTACCCAAACTCAGAGCCGCTGGTCATCGTGTGCTGATGTTCACGCAGATGACAGCAGTCATGACAATCATGGAGGACTACTTTGCTCTCCGGGGATACAAATCGCTGCGCTTGGACGGGTCAACTCCAGCGGAAGAGCGAGAAAAGCGTATGTATAAATTTAACGCGCCGGACTCTCCTTACTTTGTTTTCCTATTGTCCACACGGGCAGGTGGTCTCGGACTCAATCTTACTTCGGCGGATACCGTCATTATCTTTGATAGTGATTGGAATCCCATGATGGATCTGCAGGCACAAGATCGGGCTCATCGCATTGGACAGCGTAGCGACGTTAGTGTCTTTCGGCTTATTACTTACTCTCCagttgaagaaaagattctCAGTCGAGCGAATGAGAAACTCAGTGTCTCGGAACTGGTAGTGGAATCGGGCCAATTCAACAAGCAAGGCGGTGAAAGTGACAACAGTTTAGAGCGAAAACGGCTGATGGAA AAATCAGCTGGCTCGGAGGATGGGGAGGAggacgatgacaacaacaGTGAGAGCAGCGACAAGGAAGATTTAAACGAAATGTTGAGCAATAACGAAGCAGACTATCAACTCTACTCGTCAATTGACGAGCAGTTAGAAAGAGAAGGTGGTACTCTCGCTCCGCTGTACATAAGCGACGCTGATGTCCCTGACTGGGTTCGTTATCCTCATCAAGGAGCCAACGATGGCGGGTTTGAAGCACCAAGCAACTTTTTGGGCGACGGCTCGAGGAAACGAAAAGCGGTCATGTACGACGACGGTCTTACAGAgaagcaatttcttcgtATGATGGAGAAACAGGCCGTCcaagaagagcagcaacCTCGGAAACGTCCGAAGCTTCAGAAAATCGCCCCGAGTACAGTCTCTGCAGCAGCTATACCTGATGCCGAAGAGCAAGCACCTTTACGTAGTGATTCGCTCCTGACAGATTGGACATTCCGCAAACTAATTAGCTGCTCAAAATCGGTCGTCGCTTTAAAGGATCCCAGCACAAAGCGACGTTTATCTGAGTTGTTTCTTGAAAAGCCGGACCCCGCAACTTTTCCCGACTATTACGAGATTGTTGAGAAGCCAATGGCAATCAACGACATTCTTCGCAAGTGCCGCGCGAAGATATATTCTAACTTGCAAGAATTCAACGATGATTGGATGCTCATGTTTGCGAATGCCAAAAAATTCAACGGCGAAGACTCGTGGGTTGTGGAGGACGCTAAGGCTCTGGAGAAAGAACTCCAG
- a CDS encoding predicted protein: MKLGRKQLPRRRKATGPLRLDWPAVGASQDLVGTKDLVSFSLEESAFVPVRRKQKRPRKNAVSHTGGDTSSHDNALWIDRYNPQCIADVCVAPKKVQEVRQWIQSAMKDHVHKLLILVGSPGIGKSTMIRCLAKENRWSISEWNETFSNQYSALNSAMHSVDQQSSLSSFQEFLRQAGTGYHSLTFESSSNSSTKQDGSQISGSIILLESLPTQHESTQMRLRELFTEHVRTTSVPTVLIFSDVLEGKHKREDLESLVDPNLLYSDLCLILQIQPCTKQNMKRVLSLIVRAERLSVPSSIYEDLHERSNGDLRSAITTFQYEAMGQSMTVKNTDTTNRDRRLSPFHALGKLLYAKRVTGAHKDPLSWWKWKDDRPPIDFNPENVLEHSGIEQFGTLSFLEHHSPDFFSDISELSDTLATFSDSALLMDCSSISGSQNAAASLAGRAVAAFNRHPRANKFRQLSAPKIFEVNRNRRENEVHLRHLHHSLSTNRSNELSLHSALGATSHFVSDSLSFLRRIIPESIDLSLNTMHSRFRLIDKSISSSNDAKTGLLKEQQQVLLDDDIGDFDSE, from the coding sequence ATGAAGCTTGGTCGAAAGCAGCTGCCACGCCGGCGCAAAGCAACGGGTCCATTGCGACTCGATTGGCCTGCCGTCGGCGCCTCTCAAGATCTCGTCGGCACCAAAGATCTTGTGTCGTTTTCACTGGAAGAAAGTGCATTCGTTCCAGTGCGTcggaagcaaaagcgacCACGCAAGAATGCAGTCTCCCATACCGGAGGTGACACTAGTTCACATGACAATGCTCTTTGGATCGATAGGTATAATCCTCAATGTATAGCCGATGTCTGTGTGGCGCCAAAAAAAGTTCAGGAAGTTCGTCAATGGATCCAGTCTGCCATGAAAGATCACGTTCACAAACTCTTAATATTGGTAGGGAGCCCTGGAATTGGTAAGTCGACAATGATCCGTTGTTTGGCGAAGGAAAATAGATGGTCAATCTCTGAATGGAACGAAACGTTCTCGAATCAATACAGTGCTTTGAACTCGGCAATGCACTCTGTAGATCAACAGTCTTCTCTGAGCTCGTTTCAGGAGTTTCTCCGGCAAGCAGGGACCGGCTACCATTCTCTGACCTTCGAATCGTCGTCAAATTCATCAACAAAGCAAGACGGATCTCAAATTTCGGGGTCCATCATCTTGCTTGAAAGCCTTCCGACGCAACACGAATCAACCCAGATGCGATTAAGAGAGCTGTTTACTGAACACGTCCGCACCACATCCGTGCCAACGGTTCTCATCTTCAGCGATGTCTTGGAAGGGAAACACAAACGAGAGGATCTGGAGTCCTTGGTGGACCCCAATTTGCTGTATTCAGACCTTTGCCTCATTCTACAAATTCAGCCTTGTACTAAGCAAAACATGAAAAGGGTTTTGTCGCTTATTGTCCGTGCAGAAAGGCTTTCGGTACCTTCCAGTATATACGAAGACCTTCACGAGCGGAGCAACGGGGACTTGCGCTCGGCAATCACAACTTTTCAGTACGAAGCCATGGGGCAGTCGATGACCGTAAAGAACACAGATACAACCAACCGAGACCGCAGACTTTCGCCATTTCACGCCTTGGGTAAGCTCCTTTACGCGAAGCGCGTCACTGGTGCACACAAGGATCCATTAAGTTGGTGGAAATGGAAGGATGATCGTCCACCAATCGACTTTAATCCGGAAAACGTACTGGAGCATAGTGGGATTGAACAATTTGGGACTCTATCGTTTCTCGAACATCACAGTCCGgatttcttttccgacaTATCGGAGCTGAGCGATACACTCGCGActttttcagattcggcGTTATTGATGGACTGTTCCTCTATTTCTGGCTCCCAGAATGCTGCCGCCTCGTTGGCTGGCCGTGCCGTCGCCGCCTTCAATCGACATCCACGCGCAAACAAATTCAGGCAACTTTCTGCTCCCAAAATTTTCGAAGTCAATCGCAACCGTCGGGAAAATGAAGTGCACCTTCGTCACCTACACCATTCTTTATCAACGAATCGTAGCAATGAACTTTCTTTGCATTCGGCCCTCGGAGCAACTTCGCACTTCGTCTCCGACAGCCTTTCGTTTCTCCGACGCATCATCCCCGAGTCAATAGATCTGTCTCTGAATACTATGCACTCACGATTCCGTCTTATAGACAAATCCATCTCGAGCAGCAATGATGCGAAAACAGGATTGTTAAAGGAGCAGCAGCAAGTGCTTCTGGACGACGATATTGGTGATTTTGATTCAGAATAA
- a CDS encoding predicted protein produces MAVESDRLYWSVSKEDQSYAGTSDPAPPVRSLILPLFFDIWLYSGTLAWFSVDDDHIFLLEGYTAASYTPPTIIFPASTLPGKMWQTLLQTRTCTLSSATTRESTAVLKRALSGTEPKSFKFDELRLKASKNKKDYPFVVAESPIHMFCKVHELIALTNDEALVILTVETFVIDGSVLGPPTDEMTKRPNVTAKIDADLIEPVVSLGDGKVFPLMCLRSMPRPTRCAQRGSWTSTDFNNNVGRGDHSLAYETTEWSYRQHGGTCPLGYNATTALIMPRPIGWISTYSQEGNVAHLAPYSFFTDVSRGCEPIVAFSAFRKEGTIKKDAHKDAEEMKCFVYNMVDEDLAVKMNYSAAELGRNESEFELAKLTPGKARLVDAPVVSEAWIRLECEYFKTVEVDSFSVVLGFVRGIDIDRKLWKDGRLDVSLLKPITRLG; encoded by the exons ATGGCAGTCGAAAGCGATCGTTTATATTGGAGCGTCTCGAAAGAAGATCAGAGCTACGCTGGCACCTCAGATCCTGCTCCTCCCGTTCGATCATTAATTCTTCCTC TATTTTTTGATATTTGGCTATACTCAGGAACGTTGGCTTGGTTTTCGGTGGACGATGACCACATTTTTCTCTTGGAAGGTTACACCGCAGCATCGTACACACCACCAACCATTATCTTTCCGGCGTCAACTTTGCCAGGCAAAATGTGGCAGACGCTCTTGCAAACTCGTACATGTACACTATCAAGCGCGACTACACGGGAGAGTACGGCCGTCTTAAAAAGGGCGTTGTCGGGGACTGAGCCAAAAAGCTTTAAATTTGACGAGCTAAGACTGAAGGCGTCTAAAAACAAAAAGGATTATCCTTTTGTGGTGGCTGAGTCCCCCATCCATATGTTTTGCAAGGTACATGAGCTGATTGCTTTAACAAACGACGAAGCCTTGGTCATTTTGACGGTCGAGACTTTCGTAATTGATGGATCGGTCCTAGGTCCGCCCACAGATGAAATGACAAAGCGGCCCAACGTGACGGCCAAAATTGACGCCGATCTAATTGAACCAGTAGTAAGTCTCGGCGACGGCAAGGTATTTCCCTTGATGTGTTTGCGATCGATGCCTCGCCCAACGCGTTGTGCGCAACGCGGCTCGTGGACTTCCACCGATTTCAATAACAATGTCGGAAGAGGGGACCATAGCCTCGCTTACGAAACGACCGAATGGTCGTACAGACAACACGGTGGTACCTGCCCCCTCGGGTATAACGCAACAACGGCTTTAATCATGCCTAGACCAATCGGTTGGATTTCGACATATTCGCAAGAAGGCAATGTTGCTCATCTGGCTCCCTACAGTTTTTTTACTGATGTCTCCCGCGGATGTGAACCAATAGTCGCATTTTCCGCCTTTCGCAAGGAAGGTACAATAAAAAAAGATGCACACAAAGATGCAGAGGAGATGAAGTGTTTTGTATACAACATGGTGGATGAGGACTTGGCCGTAAAAATGAATTATTCTGCTGCAGAGCTTGGACGCAACGAAAGTGAGTTCGAATTAGCCAAGTTGACACCTGGGAAGGCACGTCTAGTAGATGCTCCGGTTGTGTCAGAAGCCTGGATACGATTGGAGTGTGAATATTTTAAGACGGTGGAAGTTGACAGCTTTTCAGTCGTTCTCGGTTTCGTTCGTGGCATAGACATTGACCGCAAGCTTTGGAAAGACGGCAGGCTCGACGTATCTTTGCTAAAGCCTATCACACGGCTCGGGTAA
- a CDS encoding predicted protein codes for MWTTASRAFRPVVRVAWARNTATRQFSTANGPDTTIVQTCQQKIQDALSATDVKVTGAYDDPNGSHISIEVVAEAFAGKRPVQRQQMVYKAIWEELKGPVHAVDAMICKTPDEV; via the exons ATGTGGACTACGGCATCCCGGGCGTTCCGACCGGTCGTGCGGGTAGCCTGGGCTCGGAACACGGCCACTCGTCAGTTCAGCACCGCCAATGGGCCGGATACGACCATCGTACAAACCTGTCAACAAAAGATTCAAGACGCCTTGTCCGCCACCGATGTCAAAGTTACCG GCGCGTATGATGATCCCAACGGATCGCACATTTCCATCGAAGTagtcgccgaagcctttGCCGGGAAACGACCCGTTCAGCGTCAACAAATGGTTTACAAGGCGATTTGGGAGGAACTAAAGGGGCCCGTGCACGCCGTGGACGCCATGATTTGTAAGACCCCGGACGAAGTATAA